The following DNA comes from Chryseobacterium gallinarum.
AATTACGGGAGTAAAAACACCGGTGCTGTGAAAGAAAGAGATTCTTTATTGAAAGAGGAAAATGGATTTGCCAATATTGGTTACTTCAAAGGAAGTCCCTTCGGGGAAATTGACAGACGAGATAAAGAACATGAGTTGAAAATGAAAGAACAGGCTCTTTCCAATTAAATATCAATAGTCAGGGTACGACTGTGCCAGATGATTGGTAAAATATTGTATGGATAATCACTTAGACTTACCACAATTTTACTGTCATTCCATGAATCCTGTGGGAAAGGAAAATATAATGAGCCTTTTAAAAAACTTTAAACAATTGTAATAGACATCATGTATTTGTCCGGAAAATAATTATTAAAAGTAAAGAAATGATTTTTAAAACATATAACTCTATAGAAAACGCTTATCAGACCAGGGTGATTGATCAGATCAAACTGCAAGGGTTTGGGGATGAGATTTTCATTGTACAGGAAAAAGTTCACGGAGCCAATTTCTCTTTCTTTACCAATGGAAAGGAAATTAAGATTGCAAAAAGAACTGCCTTCATTACAAAAGATGAAAAATTTTTCAATGCCCATCAGATATTGGAGCGCTACAGGAAAAATGTGCTTGAAGTCTTCCGTAAAGTGAAAGCTATATATCCGGACGCTGAAACAGTTGTAATCTACGGGGAATTATTCGGTGGAGGTTACAAGCATAAGGAAGTAGATCCGGTGGAAGGGGCAATAAGAGTACAGAAAGGAATTGAATATGCTCCCTACAACGAATTTTATGCTTTCGACATTAAGTTGAATGGAATCACTTATCTGGATACGGAGATCATCAATCCTATTTTTGAGGAAACCGGATTTTTCTATGCAAAAACCCTGTTTCAGGGTACTCTGGAAGAAGCTTTGAGATATCCCAATGTCTTCAATTCCAAGATTCCGGTCTGGCTGGGACTGCCTGAAATGAACAATATGTGCGAAGGGACTATTATCAAAACTTTGAAAACCAGATATTTTGGAAACGGTGCAAGAGTTATTCTAAAAAATAAGAATGAAAAATGGATCGAAAAATCCAAAATGGTTAAAAAGCAAGAAAGAATCACTCAGAAACAAGTTCAGTTTAGCGGAGCTGCTCAACAAATCTGGGAGGAAATCCAAAGATATGTGACTGTAAACCGGCTGAATAATGTTGTGAGTAAAACCGGTGAATTTGCACCTGAAATGATAGGAAAGATAACAGGTCTTTTTGCCAAGGATATTCTGGAAGATTTTGAAAAAGATTTTCCGGCCGTGCTTACAACCATTGAAAAAGAAGAACAGAAAAGGATCAATAAGAAATTAAATTCTTTAGTAATTAATTGTATAAAAGAAGAGTTGACAACTTTCAAAGACTAGTTTCGGCAAATACTGCCGAAACTTTTTATATAAAATAACGAAACCGCAAAAGAAGATCAAACTTAAGTTTGGGAAATCTTTTAATGTATTCCAGACGCTCCATTACGGAAAAAACGGAATTCACGGTGGTAAATAAAAATCAAAAAAAGTGAAAACAACAGAAAATATATTAATCGTAGACCTTGAAGCAACGTGTTGGGAAAACAGGCCGCCCAGAGGTCAGGAAAGTGAGATCATAGAAATAGGAGTTTGTATTATGAATGCAAAAACCGGGAGAGTCTCTAAAAATGAAGGAATTTTAATAAAACCACAATTTTCAAAAGTAAGTCCGTTCTGTACGGAACTCACAACTCTTACCCAAAATATGCTGGATAATGAAGGAGTTCTGCTGGATGATGCATTCGATATTCTCAGGGCAGAATACGATTCGGAAGAGCTGACATGGGCCAGCTATGGAAATTATGACCTGAATATGCTTGAAAGCCAGGCCCGGAGATTTTACGTGGATTATCCTATGAGTGATGATCATATCAATGTAAAAACCTTATTCGGACAGTTACATCCTGCCATAAGGAAAAGCGTAGGAATGAACAGGGCTCTGGGAGAACTGGGCTTGACTTTAGAAGGTACCCATCACAGAGGTGTGGATGATGCCAGGAATATTGCAAAAATTCTGCATTGGTGTCTGAATAACTGTTAAAATAAGGCTTCATCAACAATACTTAATATAACTCTCTTGGAAAAGGGAGTTTTTATTATGAATATGGAATTAACTTCTTTATATAATTTTTTTTGATTCCATATAATTTCTTGTAATGGTAATTACTGTATTATTGTATAAATCTACAATATGAGAATTATAAATAGTCTACAAAATTAGTGGTGATAAAGCTTTTAATACTTAATTTTTTGTTAAAAAACTCACTTTTAAGGGATAATTTATTAACTGTCAGTCAATTTTTGTTATTTTAGCTGACAAGAACCAAAGTAATTGATCAATAAAGAGTTTAAGACCTGTATTTAAACGATAAAATCAAAGAGGTTTCTTTTTTGAGTTGTCTCTGGCAAAAATGACTGCTTTTACTAATGTAGAGGAGAACAAAATAACCTGAAAAAATTATTCACCAAATTAAAAAACAAATGAAAGAAAGGCTTTATGAGATCTTTAATGAGGAAAAAACACATGAGATAATCCCTTTTTTGAAGCAGCTTACTGCTGAAGAAAGAAAAGCACTAGTCCCTACAATAAAAAAGCTGGACCGTGAGATCAGCAGGATTGTGATGACAAAGAAGTCTTATCACACTGCCGGTTCTGCAGAACAACACTCCATTATTGACATTGCTTCATTTGTATGCATGGACCAAAAAAATTTCGGTAAAAAGTACTGGAATGTTTTTCGCGATGTAAACCGGACAGAGCAAATTTTGGAATGGGGGTGCCCAAGTTGGTTTTCAGATTTTATCAATGAATCTGTAGAAACAGAATTGCTGGCTTTTAACTATCGGGATATTTTAGGGTGGACGGAAAAAGGCTATGTACAGCCATCTCCCCGGCTATTGGGACATCATTTGAGCAACTATCCCTCAGAGCTGGAGAAGCATCCTGAAACATTGCAGACTCATTTCTGGTACCTATGCGAGTATCCTTCAAGATCACTGCCTTTTTATAAAGAATGGCTTCCGTTGATTCAAAAGCTTGTAAGAGAACAAAAAGTCAGCAGAAAAAGGTTTCTTAAAGAGTGCCTTCTGGCTTCTAACCGGAATTTTAACAAAAATGTAACCAACTGGTTTATGGATGCATTTGTTGCATTAAAACCGGCCGATGAAGAAATAATAGAACTTCAGGATGAGTTATTGGCGGGTTTAACCTCTGTTCAGTCAAAAGCCATAAATACAATACTCATCTACCTAAAGAAAATAGTACATGATCCTGCTTTCAGGAGCGATGAATTTACGCACTACCTGCCCAATCTTTTGAGTTCAGAGATTAAAACTATAGTGGTTTCAACCCTGGGTTTAATAGAAAAGATATTGCAGAAGAAAAAGTTTGATCAGGAAATATTAGGAGTAGCATTAAGTACAGCCTTTGTAAACAAAGATGACGGGATTCAGTCAAAAGCAGCCAAAATGATTCTGAAATATGTTCCCGCTTCTGAAAATGTGAAAGAGGCAATCTCCCTATATTCGGATAATATACTGACTAATATACGGCCTCTTTTAGCAAAATATATTGAAGAAAAACAACACAAACTGGAAGATATAGCCATTGAAAAACCTGCTCTGATCAAGGTTGAAAATAAGGTGAAAGAACCTGGGAATTTTGAGGATTTAATGTTTTTTCTTCCTTTAGCGATAGAAAACCCGGAAACCTGTCATTATGATATTGCTCTGGCGGGACTCATCCGTTTTTCTGAGGATGCAGATGCTGAATCAGTGCAATTAATAGAACCTGTATTTCAAAAAGCCTGTAAAACTATTGCAAAATGGGAAGTTCCCTATTTTAATGTACTCTTATGCAATCTGATTATTAATTATGGCTTGAATTTGCAGAAACGGTTTCCGGCTCAATTGAAAAATCTTGGAAAAATATATCAGAAAACTACTGAGGAAGAAGCTGTAAGAGAAACCTATCTGAATTATCATAAAAAAATAGGTCCGATAGAAAAAATAGGGGTAGAAAATCCTGCCATGAAAGGATGTAAGGAAATTGCCGTTACTGTCTATCGTAAAATGCAATCCGGAGATACAACTCCTTTGTTGTCAACTGTGACGCATGCCCCGTGCTGGATTGCTCCTGAAACTCTTGTGGAAAGATTTGAAATCTACCAGAATAAACAGATAGAACCCAATCATCTGGATGTTCAGCTGGCATTGCAGCGTTGTGCACTGGATGATCCTTCTGAAGCGATACAGCTGGCGGAAAAAAAATTAAAAGGAGAGTATAAAGCGCTTATATTTTTCTTGTTAGGGAAAAATACCAGACCAGAAGGCAATATTGAGCATCCTGCCTGGTGGATAACAGCCGGAATTACACGTTCACCGGAAACGGATTTTAAAGAATTCAATGGTTTGGGGTATGATCATATCCCTAAAGAATTTTTTTCAGGAATTTATCAGTGGAAAACCATTGACAGTAAAAAAAATTCATACTATCCCGTTGAACTTAGTATAACAATTCCCAAATACCACCTTGAAAAAGGAAAAGATAAATTATTCCTGGAATACTTTGTTGCTGAGCAGAAAAGTTTTCCTGAAGTTCCTGTTTTTATGTGGAGTTTTCCCAATACACCGGCTAATGTTCTGGCCAAAATTATAAAAACATGTTTATTCTACTCCGGAATTGCAGAAGTGTACGAAAGGAGCATGGTACTGAAAACAATACAGGCTCTTTATCAGATCAAAAAGCCTCTGGATGAAATGGGCTACCTTTTTTTAGCAACAGTTTTTCTGGATAGTGACAAAACCATCCGGGGTATCGCTGCTGAAATCTGGCTGGAACATGTATCCCATCAAATGATGGATAATACAATATTAGGAACAATTATCGGGCAGCACGAAAATCCGGAATGGGCTCCTGTTAAAAGGTTGACAGATCTGATACAGCACCATATCCTTAACGTCAGCAAAAATCATAATCTGGCATTAGAAGAATTAATATCTACCATAATACTTCAGATGGAAAATCCTGTGACCAATCTGAAAAGGTTACTGGAGATTTACCATGAAGTATTGGCTTTAAACCAGTCGAAAACCTGTGAAAAAATAAAAGAAAAACTCAGCAACTGGAAAGAAAATTCAAGCCTGAAAAAAATATGCACTCTTCTTCTAAAGAAATAAATTATGGAAGATACGCTTACTTACAGTTACGCAGGATCATCATCTCTGTTAAAAAGAGGAGCCCTGGAGGAACTGTTCCTCTCCAAATACAGTGAGGTCCAAAAAAATACAGGTGCCCCTTGTTTTTTCTGGGGAAGTGTAAGTCAGCCTTTTATTTTGGCCAGATGCCTTATTACACTCTCTAATATTGTGAAAGCCGGTTTTAACCTTCCCCCGTTTCAGATGGCGCTTATTAAAGATCCGATTGTTACTGTGGGAGATGAAAGATTACGCTTTGAAGGGTTTTCACATTGTGCAGGAGTATATGCACGGATAGATGTGTTACCGGGCGGATTAGATGGCGCGTTTTTAGAAAACGGGACTATTAACGTAGATTTTAACCAATCTATGATTACGGCTTTGGGGAGTATCCGTCCCTACGAAAAAATTATACTTTCCATAGGAGAAAAAGAAGTCGGGTTATATACTGAAAAAAAGAAAATCATAGAACGAAAGGTCCCTTTGCCTGAAAAATGGATTAAAGGCCTGGGAACAGTACAGGTTTATCTATCCGAATCGGAAGAACTGTATACATTCAATAAAATACAGGCGCAGCAGCTGTTCAGGGGAATGCCGAAAGGAGTGGTGAAATGTGATTATTTTCTGATAGTAAGAGGAAATAAGCCCACATTTTCTCCCGTACAATCAGCGGACGGTGTTTGTATCGGAGGCCTTCACAGGCTTCGTCTGCTGGAATCTCTGCTACCATATACAGACTATATGAAAGTTTTTGGCCATCCTAAGAGACAATCTGTAACGTGGCAGTTGTACATGGGAAATATTACATTCAGTTTTTCTCTGTCAAGGGAGATCTGGCGTGGATTTTCCAGCGAAGGTGCCGTATTGGAGGGGCTTATTAATGATGTGCCTGATGAGTGGATTGATGCGCTGGATAAATATGCATATGCCAACCAGTCTTTCAATAAAATAATGATGGCTGTGGAAGGGAATATCAATATAGAAAAGGCTGAAAATCTTACTGCAAGACTGGCAGCGATGGGACTTCTGGGATATGATGTAGACACCCGGGAGTTTTTCTATCGCAGGCTCCCTTTTAAATTGAGCCGGGTTTTGGAACTGAATCCCCGTATGAAAAATGCAGAAAAACTGATTGAAGAAGGAAAAGTAGAATTTGTAAGCATAAAAAATGAAAGAATAGAAGCCAGGGTAGAAGGTACTGATGTGCAGCATACAATTATTCTAGAAGAAGGAAAGGAACGTTGCACCTGTGAGTGGTTCATCAAATATCAGGGTGAGAGAGGGCCTTGTAAGCATGTTCTGGCAGTGAAGAAACTTGCCGGTACTTGAATGAAAACTTTTTCGAAGTCTAAACTTTACCTGCTGGCATACCTGGAAGATCAAGGAGAAGCTTTCTTATGATCTGATTTCTGCCTACATCAATAGATGCGGGCTTTAGCCCGCATAACTTTAGCCCAAACCTAAAAAGTCATAATTATTTTTATGCATAAATACATTAATCACGATCTGTTAAATCCGGGAATTGACTAACAATATTTCTTACGATATGCCTGGCTGTATCAATAGGCCCGGACTTCAAAAAGAAACCTATTATTTACCGGCTTTCTTTGTTGCAATTTCAAGCTCATCCTCAAACATACTTTTCCATTTGGAAAGTGTGGTTCTGCTGATTTTATATTTTCTGGACATGTAACTGGTAGAATAGCCATGCTTCTTTTGGTATTGGAGAAGTTTAAGCATGGTTTTCTTATCGTAGGTTTTGAGCTTTTGATTTTCTTTAGACTGTTTGAAAAGTTTCTCATTGAATTTAAGAACATCTTCGCTGGTGTGAAGCCGCTCAAGAAGCTCTCTGATTTTTGGATCCTTTAATTTTTCAGGATATTCAAGCCTGAGCATATCCTGGTAAATTTTTTTATAATTAGGACGCATGTACTGTTTGTTTATCCGTTTGTATTATCACCTTTCTGAAGCCATCTGTGGAGAGTGCTTTTAGGAATAGAATATTCTTTAATCACTTCACTTTGGGTCATTTCACCGGACAAGATTCTTTTCATAATAAAATCTTTGATTTCCTGGGTATAAATGTTTTTTCTGAAATAAGGAATTTTTTCAGATTTCTGTTGATTTTTGTTGACTGCAGCAGGCGGAGCATATAAAATGAGATGCGAGCTGTAAAGCCTGAAAAAGTCATATTCCAATAATTTGCTCCATCTTAGAAGAAGATCAGAATCTATAGATTTACTGTTGTACATGGTTTCGACAGTCTCTTCATCTTTGCCTAAAAACTTACATATCCTCTCCATTGTTATTTCATTTTCATCAACCTTCTCCTTAATAAATTTTCCAATGTGGATTTCTTTATATAACATTTCTTATTGAATATAATTTCTTATTTAAACTCCTTCACATAACACCAGAATAGAGACTATATACCATTGACGGGAAATAATAAGGGCTGTACTGAAATGAAACGATAAGCACCCTGAAATATTCAATCAGGTCATGTGGGACTAAAAAAATGTTTAAGAAAAATATAAGATCTTAAAAAAAGTATTCATTGCCACTTAATTTACCGTAGGATATAATTTCCTTGTTTTCACTTGGTTCATTAAT
Coding sequences within:
- a CDS encoding 3'-5' exonuclease, with the protein product MKTTENILIVDLEATCWENRPPRGQESEIIEIGVCIMNAKTGRVSKNEGILIKPQFSKVSPFCTELTTLTQNMLDNEGVLLDDAFDILRAEYDSEELTWASYGNYDLNMLESQARRFYVDYPMSDDHINVKTLFGQLHPAIRKSVGMNRALGELGLTLEGTHHRGVDDARNIAKILHWCLNNC
- a CDS encoding SWIM zinc finger family protein encodes the protein MEDTLTYSYAGSSSLLKRGALEELFLSKYSEVQKNTGAPCFFWGSVSQPFILARCLITLSNIVKAGFNLPPFQMALIKDPIVTVGDERLRFEGFSHCAGVYARIDVLPGGLDGAFLENGTINVDFNQSMITALGSIRPYEKIILSIGEKEVGLYTEKKKIIERKVPLPEKWIKGLGTVQVYLSESEELYTFNKIQAQQLFRGMPKGVVKCDYFLIVRGNKPTFSPVQSADGVCIGGLHRLRLLESLLPYTDYMKVFGHPKRQSVTWQLYMGNITFSFSLSREIWRGFSSEGAVLEGLINDVPDEWIDALDKYAYANQSFNKIMMAVEGNINIEKAENLTARLAAMGLLGYDVDTREFFYRRLPFKLSRVLELNPRMKNAEKLIEEGKVEFVSIKNERIEARVEGTDVQHTIILEEGKERCTCEWFIKYQGERGPCKHVLAVKKLAGT
- a CDS encoding RNA ligase, Rnl2 family, which gives rise to MIFKTYNSIENAYQTRVIDQIKLQGFGDEIFIVQEKVHGANFSFFTNGKEIKIAKRTAFITKDEKFFNAHQILERYRKNVLEVFRKVKAIYPDAETVVIYGELFGGGYKHKEVDPVEGAIRVQKGIEYAPYNEFYAFDIKLNGITYLDTEIINPIFEETGFFYAKTLFQGTLEEALRYPNVFNSKIPVWLGLPEMNNMCEGTIIKTLKTRYFGNGARVILKNKNEKWIEKSKMVKKQERITQKQVQFSGAAQQIWEEIQRYVTVNRLNNVVSKTGEFAPEMIGKITGLFAKDILEDFEKDFPAVLTTIEKEEQKRINKKLNSLVINCIKEELTTFKD
- a CDS encoding helix-turn-helix domain-containing protein, which codes for MLYKEIHIGKFIKEKVDENEITMERICKFLGKDEETVETMYNSKSIDSDLLLRWSKLLEYDFFRLYSSHLILYAPPAAVNKNQQKSEKIPYFRKNIYTQEIKDFIMKRILSGEMTQSEVIKEYSIPKSTLHRWLQKGDNTNG
- a CDS encoding DUF6493 family protein, with the translated sequence MKERLYEIFNEEKTHEIIPFLKQLTAEERKALVPTIKKLDREISRIVMTKKSYHTAGSAEQHSIIDIASFVCMDQKNFGKKYWNVFRDVNRTEQILEWGCPSWFSDFINESVETELLAFNYRDILGWTEKGYVQPSPRLLGHHLSNYPSELEKHPETLQTHFWYLCEYPSRSLPFYKEWLPLIQKLVREQKVSRKRFLKECLLASNRNFNKNVTNWFMDAFVALKPADEEIIELQDELLAGLTSVQSKAINTILIYLKKIVHDPAFRSDEFTHYLPNLLSSEIKTIVVSTLGLIEKILQKKKFDQEILGVALSTAFVNKDDGIQSKAAKMILKYVPASENVKEAISLYSDNILTNIRPLLAKYIEEKQHKLEDIAIEKPALIKVENKVKEPGNFEDLMFFLPLAIENPETCHYDIALAGLIRFSEDADAESVQLIEPVFQKACKTIAKWEVPYFNVLLCNLIINYGLNLQKRFPAQLKNLGKIYQKTTEEEAVRETYLNYHKKIGPIEKIGVENPAMKGCKEIAVTVYRKMQSGDTTPLLSTVTHAPCWIAPETLVERFEIYQNKQIEPNHLDVQLALQRCALDDPSEAIQLAEKKLKGEYKALIFFLLGKNTRPEGNIEHPAWWITAGITRSPETDFKEFNGLGYDHIPKEFFSGIYQWKTIDSKKNSYYPVELSITIPKYHLEKGKDKLFLEYFVAEQKSFPEVPVFMWSFPNTPANVLAKIIKTCLFYSGIAEVYERSMVLKTIQALYQIKKPLDEMGYLFLATVFLDSDKTIRGIAAEIWLEHVSHQMMDNTILGTIIGQHENPEWAPVKRLTDLIQHHILNVSKNHNLALEELISTIILQMENPVTNLKRLLEIYHEVLALNQSKTCEKIKEKLSNWKENSSLKKICTLLLKK